A window of the Candida orthopsilosis Co 90-125, chromosome 1 draft sequence genome harbors these coding sequences:
- a CDS encoding Spc3 protein (similar to S. cerevisiae Spc3p, a component of the signal peptidase complex required for signal peptidase activity), whose amino-acid sequence MFNLITRVQSAANQALTSASILSGLVIILTLLQLYRDNVWSINTTTISGIEAKSSVKYSFQYGSINRKPKENVKISFDLDTDLSDLWNWNTKQVFVYLTAEYPGKSNGSSNKVTFWDKIIKDKKDAKLSLKGQRGKYSVWDVEKSFRGRNATVKLEWNIQPHIGPLIFGETSNVGHFEFPQNENKKQ is encoded by the coding sequence atgttcaatttgataacaCGTGTGCAGTCTGCTGCTAACCAGGCATTGACGTCAGCTAGTATTCTATCGGGACTAGTCATAATCTTGACTTTACTTCAATTATACAGAGATAATGTTTGGTCTATTaataccaccaccatttCTGGAATAGAGGCAAAATCATCGGTCAAATATTCATTTCAATATGGTTCAATTAACAGAAAGCCGAAAGAGAATGTCAAAATATCATTTGATTTAGACACAGATTTGAGTGAtctttggaattggaaCACCAAACAggtttttgtttatttgaCAGCGGAGTATCCAGGAAAATCCAATGGTAGTTCAAACAAGGTGACCTTTTGGGATAAAATTATAAAAGACAAAAAGGATGCCAAATTAAGCTTGAAGGGCCAAAGGGGAAAATACTCGGTATGGGACGTGGAAAAGAGCTTTAGAGGAAGAAATGCTACTGTCAAATTAGAGTGGAATATTCAACCACATATAGGGCCATTGATATTTGGGGAAACTTCAAATGTTGGCCATTTCGAATTTCCACAAAATGAGAATAAAAAGCAGTAA